Sequence from the bacterium genome:
ATTAGCATTGGCGCAGTCGCCGCTTTCAGGGAAAAATACAAGGATTTGTCGGTTTTGCAGATTGATGCTCACGCCGACTTGAGAAACGAGTTTGAGGGAACTAAATATCACCATGCCTGCGCTATGCGTCGTGTCAGGGAAATGGGCTTGTCAATAACGGCCGTGGGTATCCGCAGCCAAGACGAAACAGAGGCAGAGTATATAAAAAAAGAAAAGATCAAGAGCATTTTTTATGCGCCGCAGATTCCGGTTCAAAAAATCATTTCCACGCTTTCAAAAAACGTTTATCTGACTTTTGACGTTGATGGTTTGGACCCTTCGATTATGCCCGCTACCGGAACTCCCGAACCAGGCGGACTTGGCTGGTATGAGGTTTTGGATTTAATAAGAGAAGTTGCCAAAACCAAGAGGATTGTTGGCGCAGATGTGGTGGAATTGTCGCCCTTGCCTGGGATTGTTTTCCCGGACTTCCTTGCCGCCAAGCTCGCCTATAAAATTATCGGCTATTCTTTACTGTAAAAATAACTTTATTTTTAAACTATTAGAAGCAAGGCAGGGCCATTGCTTTTTTTTGAGTTTTGTGTTAATATAATTTATCGACAAAAAGGAGGTCGAAATGAAAACGGGAATCCGTTTATTGAGCCCAAAAGCTCGTGAACGGACCCTACAGTCCGTTTATGAGCTCCTTCAAAGGGGGATTCAAGAAAACGAACTCGATTCCTATCCCACATTTGTGGAAGAGGTTAGAGACGGTAACTGGCTAGTTTTTTGCCTTTTTAATAAAGGAGAGCCGGTTGCAGCGAGGGTGAATGATATCTCGCCTCTTGTCTCAACAGGAATCGCCATCAGCCTCTTCACTGTCATTAATAGACAGTGGAGGGGTAAAGGTTTGTTTAAGCGGCTTATTGAAGCCGCCGGCGTTGAACTTCGGCGTCGAAACCCAAATTTCCTCGGCGTGTT
This genomic interval carries:
- the speB gene encoding agmatinase; this translates as MKLPLYPTPEPYNFGGLENQSYEKAKVVVFPVPYEATTYYIGGTKEGPKAVIDASRHMELYDIELKRDVSQIGIFTLPELVCSKNSPQEAVRDIKKVVSRLLADKKFILMLGGEHTISIGAVAAFREKYKDLSVLQIDAHADLRNEFEGTKYHHACAMRRVREMGLSITAVGIRSQDETEAEYIKKEKIKSIFYAPQIPVQKIISTLSKNVYLTFDVDGLDPSIMPATGTPEPGGLGWYEVLDLIREVAKTKRIVGADVVELSPLPGIVFPDFLAAKLAYKIIGYSLL